From a single Brassica oleracea var. oleracea cultivar TO1000 chromosome C5, BOL, whole genome shotgun sequence genomic region:
- the LOC106343860 gene encoding 40S ribosomal protein S15a: MVRISVLNDALKSMFNAEKRGKRQVMIRPSSKVIIKFLIVMQKHGYIGEFEYVDDHRSGKIVVELNGRLNKCGVISPRFDVGVKEIEGWTARLLPSRQFGYIVLTTSAGIMDHEEARRKNVGGKVLGFFY; the protein is encoded by the exons ATGGTGAGAATCAGTGTGCTCAACGATGCTCTCAAGAGCATGTTCAATGCCGAGAAGCGTGGCAAGAGGCAGGTCATGATCAGGCCTTCTTCCAAAGTCATCATCAAGTTCCTTATCGTCATGCAGAAGCACG GTTACATCGGTGAGTTTGAGTATGTTGATGACCACCGATCCGGCAAAATCGTTGTCGAATTGAACGGGAGGTTGAACAAGTGTGGCGTTATCAGCCCACGTTTTGATGTTGGTGTCAAGGAGATTGAAGGTTGGACTGCCCGTCTGCTTCCTTCCAGACAG TTTGGGTACATTGTGCTGACTACATCCGCTGGCATTATGGACCATGAAGAAGCGAGGAGAAAGAATGTTGGAGGCAAGGTTCTCGGCTTCTTCTATTGA
- the LOC106343628 gene encoding glutelin type-B 5-like — translation MELDLTPKLPKQVYGGDGGSYFAWCPEELPMLKEGNIGAAKLALEQHGFAVPRYSDSPKVAYVLQGSGTAGIVLPEKEEKVIAIKEGDSIALPFGVVTWWFNSQETDLVILFLGETHKAHKRGQFTDFYLTGSNGIFTGFTPEFVGRAWDLDEGTVKKLVGSQTGKGIVKLDAGFKMPMPKSEDREGFVLNCLEAPLDVDIKDGGRVVVLNTKNLPLVGEVGFGADLVRIDAHSMCSPGFSCDSALQVTYIVAGSGRVQVVGADGKRVLETHIKAGSLFIVPRFFVVSKIADPEGMSWFSIVTTPDPIFTHLAGRTSVWKALSPEVLQAAFKVDPEVEQSFRSKRTSDAIFFPPSN, via the exons ATGGAGTTGGATCTTACACCGAAGTTGCCAAAGCAAGTGTACGGAGGAGATGGAGGATCGTACTTCGCGTGGTGCCCTGAAGAGCTTCCGATGCTGAAAGAGGGTAACATTGGAGCAGCGAAGCTCGCTCTTGAGCAGCATGGTTTCGCTGTTCCTCGTTACTCTGACTCTCCCAAAGTCGCCTACGTCCTTCAAG GATCTGGAACGGCGGGGATTGTACTCCCTGAGAAGGAGGAGAAGGTGATTGCTATCAAAGAAGGAGACTCCATTGCTCTCCCCTTTGGTGTGGTGACATGGTGGTTTAATAGCCAGGAGACTGATCTTGTTATCCTCTTCCTTGGTGAGACCCACAAGGCTCACAAGAGAGGACAGTTCACTGACTTTTACCTCACCGGCTCTAACGGAATCTTCACCGGTTTCACCCCTGAGTTTGTCGGCAGAGCGTGGGATTTGGATGAGGGGACGGTCAAGAAGCTTGTGGGTTCTCAAACCGGTAAGGGCATTGTGAAGCTTGACGCTGGTTTCAAGATGCCAATGCCCAAGAGTGAGGATCGTGAAGGGTTTGTGTTGAATTGTTTGGAAGCTCCTCTCGATGTTGACATCAAGGACGGTGGGAGAGTTGTTGTCTTGAACACTAAGAATCTTCCTCTTGTTGGGGAGGTTGGGTTTGGTGCTGATCTTGTTAGGATCGATGCGCATTCAATGTGTTCGCCAGGCTTCTCTTGTGACTCGGCTCTTCAGGTGACTTACATTGTTGCTGGGAGTGGGAGAGTGCAAGTCGTTGGCGCTGATGGGAAGAGAGTTCTTGAGACTCACATCAAGGCTGGTTCTCTCTTTATTGTTCCGAGGTTCTTTGTGGTTTCGAAGATTGCTGATCCTGAGGGCATGTCTTGGTTCTCCATTGTGACTACTCCTGA TCCGATCTTCACGCATTTGGCTGGGAGGACATCTGTTTGGAAGGCATTGTCTCCAGAGGTTCTGCAGGCGGCGTTTAAGGTTGATCCGGAGGTGGAGCAGTCTTTCCGTTCAAAGAGAACTTCGGACGCCATTTTCTTCCCTCCTTCCAACTGA